The following nucleotide sequence is from Coffea eugenioides isolate CCC68of chromosome 3, Ceug_1.0, whole genome shotgun sequence.
TAACCCTTCTTTTCTTGGCAGGTTGGCTAAAACCAAGAAAGAAGAGTCAGAGAAGGAGATTTTGGATACCTTTAGGAAAGCGGAAATCAACATCCTTTTGCTTGATACGATTAGGCAGTTGTCAAAATATGCAAAGTTTTTGAGAGGGTTGTGTATAAACTGGAACAAGTTGAATTTTCACGACAAAGTAAAGGTGGGTAAGAATGTGTCAACAGTCCTTCAAAGAAAGTTGCCGCAAAAATGCAACGATCCAGGTATGTTCACGATACCATGCATCATAGGCCAGAAGAGGATAGACAGAGGTATGCTTGATCTAGGGGCATCTATTAACGTCAAGCCTTTGTCAATATTTAGGGCCTTAAACTTAGGACCTCTAAAAGATACAAGGGTAATAATTCAACTAGTCGATAGGTCAAATGTTTACCCTGAGGGTGTGGTTGAAGACGTCCTAGTGAAAGTTAATGAGTTTATCTTTCCTGCTGATTTCTATTTTGTTGACATGAATGACGATAACTCAGTTAATTCAACTGTACTCCTTATGGGTAGACCATTCATGAGTATGGCCAGGACCAAGATAGATATGCATGAAGTGACAGGTTGtcaagcctgtgcaataataataaccTGCTCAAACAAAAGCTAattctgtagatagtgataagtagagtcgaatccacagggactggaagtaattatttcttttgaaattcacagttacaagggggtgtttttgtataAACGATAACAACCAAAGGagttcaaataaaaataaatagctaactaagaattaaatgacaatttactaaaattagattaataataattaaaggtctagccaagaaataattcaacaatggttcacctaattgatcatcgatgcaaaggcaatttcaattatttattaataaataggttataactgccaaacaagcgatgacagtcaacccctccttactgtatcgatgattaaggtacacccgttaatcactactctaattgagaaataattctagGTACACCCGTAaaatttaattctccaattgctttacgtattagaggagccctattctaaccaaataacgcactaccagggttattttagattagctcacatattcccctgacacaaacccaatcataccagttgtcactatttcagagcaattaaacaattatggatttaatgtcctaattgacaatagattatccaatcaactaattatccgaatccaaaacaatcaattaattgaacaatcataagcactgtaattagagaatatgcgaatactaataaataaaaggaaaaggtaaaattaaatcgatctcacaatttttaggtaAACCAAACCTCCattatttcttgactagaaaaggggatttagttcatccctgACAAGAAGGACCCGCACAAAATTGCAACAATAGTTGCGGCCATTGTCTCTGTGATTGGCTAAATTCAATTCGgagaaatcaagaaaaaaggCAAGCTACAGGAAGTAATTCAATGTCTTCACTTGGTCTTGACATGCGAATAATGGAACCACAAGAAGACGAAACGGAAAAGTCAAAAGCTAAACTACCAAGTCATCTGCTAGTTGTttcctatttctaatttctatCTAATGCCTCCTGTGCGGCGTCCCTTAcagaggaagaaaaaaagagagcgTCCCCCTTGTTTCGTCCCTTTCCTCTTCAGCAATTACCACAATGGGAAAAGTttcccttttttcaaaaatgcccCTGGGATAAGCGCTGTTACTCGGACTCCTTTTCTGTCAAATTAgcacttgttatcatatttttgttctactccgtgaaataaatataaaatatcaaaagtgggtagaatctgacaattaatccacatcagaTCAAGTAATAGGGGaacttaataataaaataaatgataaaattggaACCTATCAATTCctcccacacctaaaccatactTGTCCTCAAACATGAGAACAGCAAACAAGCACCAATATTTGACAATGGTTATTGCTCCATCTATCTTATTgtcaagataccaagaaaaacatatatcaaatatcagtgatcaagatccaagaaacatcaccccaGTTAGCTCTTAAGCCACAAACTCCTCCAATTTCAggctaactaatctaagaaaaaggaatggtcaCTCAGCGTTACTAGCAaatggtccaattattaaccaaaatctcaacattaaattcaCAAATCGGCAAGCTAAGTTTTTCACACACTagcacaaccttcactttttatCACACTTTTCTAtagttttttctcttttttttaataggaacaaaagacttagtctctagccatcggagccttttgacgcgagttccaacatttgtcagatgaaaaaccccggttactcaactccTATCTCTACGCGACCACATACTCATAGCAACTATTACCTTTTGACGCAAGAATCGACATTTTaagtgaagatccccggttactcagtagtaacaactaacggagtacagtcaactcttatttacaacCAGATAACACAATAACTCAAAATAGCATAAAGAAAATAGTAGCAGCTAGGctcatttttcaaacatggagaactaaagttaataattagatcaattcacatgaaaatgccaacaatcatttccaatacctagaaaagttaaccaaaaattagaagaaccaaacaatcaccgatattcaccaaagagatgttcttgGACTCAACCTCATTAACTAGATACACTTTTATTACTAAATCTTGGCAATAGCACAATTAGAGTCAACAATCTAACATCAAACCTTGGTATTCACATGAGAACTAAacactaaaaagaaagaaagagaatgaACGGAATatagacaaataacaaactaaaaataaagaaaaaatatctaaaaactaaaaactagaaatactAACATCACAGCTGTCCAATCCCCCTTACACCTAAATCCGACATTGTCCCCAATGGAGAGTAGAAAGCAAGTAAAGCGAAGAAGACAACGAAACTTCTCTGTCGAATGGCTAAGGGATAGGAGGGAACAGTGGAGTGAAACCGATGTAATGGAAGTACGTGGCCAAGTTTTGAGACATCTCAACTcaattcaaccagcaaatgcaaaactctgtccacccaaaattttaacaaatgtCCCTCCACTGGTGTTCGAATGGAGAATCAATGGTTGGCGCGACTGATGACAGTCGCGTTGCTACGGTGGTGGTCGGCATGCTGAGAAGGCGTAGCGGCGTTGGTTGATGGACTCTGGCTTGCTGGCAGAAACAACGGCGAGCCAGTGGCTAGCGTGAAGTGGCCGCACAAGTGGTGAGTAAGCAGAGGCGGCGGCGCGCTGGTGATGAGGAGAGGAGATGGCGGCGGACAAAGGGAAGAAGGGAtcgaggaagaagaaagaaagaaaagcggaagaaaggaagaaaggacagaaaaaaagaaaaaggaaagaaagaaagaaaaaagtaaaaaagaaatacgttttttttccaacattaaaaatttgaaatttggaaatccaagctACGcttaaacgaaaaaaaaaaatttctttttgttttttattattttttatttttttagtttttattctatattattattaacaaaacttatttttaaaattaaaatttagagATCAACAAATAATCGAAAATTGTTCTTGAGTTTTGAATACTTAACTTTCCCGCGAACATGACGTGGGCACGTCAAGAAGGTAAGAACCCTTCTAACCATGAGCTCTCCATACGATATGACGTGGACGCGTCATGAGGGTGAAAACCCTTCTGACCATGAGCTCTCCATACGACATGACGCAGGCACGTCATGTCAGAGAGATACCTATGAGTCATCAGAAATGAATATCGAATCcagaaatcagtcaaattcaaggaaaacatatttaaactatcaaaCAAAACTGaataaacaattaaaagaaatgggttgcctcccaatgagtgagcgcctttctttaatgtctttggctagatgTTAAATACCACTTTTCAATTTGGATGTAAttcaatttttcttgtaatCGATGACCCTCTTTCGGGATCCAAATAGCCATTGAGTGCAGttttctttcttaattttctattctttttcACTTTATAAATTGCTTTTATCCCCTGATACTTGTTCGCAACAATTTTGAATTTATCCCTACATGTAAACTCaaaaaattcttgcacagaggAATTAATAGCATGAATACCAAACACAGAGTGAAAGTTAACAGGATGTTccattgtatcaaaaatattaaaattgactatttctccatcaaatttcatggacaaagtacccttattaacatcaatttttgtctATGCTGTACTCAAAAAAGGTCTACCTAGTAGCAAAGGTCTACCTAGTAGCAAAGGTGTGGGGTCAGGGAAAtgatcatcatccatgtcaACTACATAAAAGTCAATTGAAAATATCAAATCATTAATTTTGACCAACACATCCTCAACCAACCCATCAGGGTATGTATTGGTTCGGTCAGCTAACTGAATTATTATCCCAGtttcttttaattgatttaggTTCAGAGAAACATAAATAGATTTAGATATTACATTAATCGATACCCCTAAGTCCAGCATGACCTTCCTAATTAAAGTGTTGCGTATCCTACAGGGGATAGTGAACATACCTGAATCCTCACATTTCGGTGGGAGTTTCTTTTGTAGAACCGCTGACACATTCTCCCCCATGATAACTCTTTTATCTCCCCTTAGCCTTCTTCGATTGACGCATGTTGGCCTTggtccctatcttttgatgtttacaaaacaaatggatgttactaatgtctcttaaaagatctattcagttatgaagcaaattagttccaaagatcaagtacaattgaaagatgacaaagtatgctgaagctgtcggacgctcaagaagtcaggatcggacgtccgataatcattgcacaacttcggacgcatgtttcggacgtccgataggatccttcgaagtcgacgaaaccatcggacgttgaatatgtctccatcggacgtccgaaggaattgaagaaaatctcttaaactctctgcctgctgtcggacgcacaaaacagggctaccggacgtccgacagtatCGGACGCTAGCATCgaacgtccgacactccaacggctagttgactcttcagctactttctatccgttagAAGCTTTAATGAGgctctttcttggtcctatataaatagtggttggtcagatacttcaaacaattttggcacactgaagatacaaaagatctagagagattttagtgagaaaatactcttcaaaaaagatttgtaatcttagtggtgtgaggttcattgtaagattttcatttgtgagtgaatacttcatgagtatagctctgtgagggttgtcctgagggatagtaaaacgtcctggcttgaccgagggagttcggggcaaggaggaggtgaaccttcctttgtacacaagagtgattgtaattcatcaatttgaaatagcttgtttgaagctcaagaggagttgggtagttaattggtttgcaattctttccttttacttattgttacatttatgATCTTTGCATTGTTTATCTCCTTCACTTGGTTGTTTCCGATCCTTACAACGCACAAATCtctcaaaaatttttcataCTTTGGCACTTGTTTGATTGCGTCTAATAAGGGAATATTGATCTCTATCTTACGAAACACCTCTAGGATCTTTTTTTCCTTGTCCTACTTCTTCAATTTCTCCAACTTGCTAGGAAATGGAGGAGGAATAATTTTAACATCTATGATCGGGTTAGGGAGTACCACTGAATTTTTGCTGCTTGTGCTCTCTGCCTCAAGCTCTTTCTCAATCTTCTCTTCGCCCTTGTCCTTTGGAGTCACGAGTTCAAATCACTGAATTTCCTTCCTGCTCCTTAAGGTCATTGCGCTTACATTTTTCAGGTTCAATTCAGGTTGAGATGGCAATTTTTTATAAACTTGAGATTCTAAGCGGTTGATTGCCACTACTTTATAGACGGACTTGAGTTTGAATGAGGTGGTGGCAGGCAAGGTTGGTACTGCTATTGGTACCCTTGCTGCCTATTTGGTGTAAAATTCGACTGCCTATTTTCTCCATAATTGAAGTTAGGATGATCTCTCCAACCCAGATTGTACGTATTTGAGTATGAGTCTTATAGCTgtcttggcgcgggcgcgtgaCCAGCCATATTCACTTGCTTCACACTTTCTTCTTGGATCATTGGGCACATCTCTGTAGAATGACCCATAACAGTGCAAATCCCACACACCTTAGCCTGAGATGCATTTCCTACAGCCAATTGCCTAACAAACAATGTTAACTCAATCAACTGCTATTAGATAAAAGATGTCTCTACCTCATTTACCTTGCATGTTGGGACATCCTCTCTTGTTCCAAACTGTAGCGAATTTTCAGTCATTCCCTCAATTAGTTCCCACGCTGCTCAAGGGGTCTTGTTCACCAGTGCCCCTCCACTCGCAACATCAATTATACTACTGTCTCTGAAAAGTAGCCCCTCGTAAAAATATTTTATGAGCAACTGCTCATTTATTTGGTGTTGGGGGCATTTGATGCACAACTTCTTGAATCGCTCTCAGTAATCATAAAGCGACTCCCTTGGGTGCTGCTTGATACCACAGATCTCCTTTCTTAGATTTGCAGCTCAAAACGTGGGACAATATTTGTCCAAGAActttttcttcaattggtcCCACATGATAATGCTACCTGGTAGTAGGTAGTACAACCAGTCTTTTGCAGAGTCCTTCAAGGAGAAGgggaatgccctcatttttatctgctcttctgtAATATCCGGGGGCTTCATGCTGTTGCAAACGACGTTGAACTCTTGTAAATTCTTGAAGGACTCCTCACCTGGTAGACCATAGAAAGATGGCAAGagatgaattagaccagattttaGTTTAAAAGAAGTGTTATCATTCAAACTTGGAAAAATAATGCATAAAGGTTGCTGATTTAAATTAGGAGtagccaactcccttagtgttcgtGTATCCGCCATAGTGACTTCTTCTTGATCTGAGTTACTCGAAGTGTCACCAAACGAATCTGCTGGTTCAACTTCTGGCTCAAGTCTCTGAGATGCAGCACTGGAGTGTTCTTCTCTGAGTTGTCTGGTCTCTTTACTTGATCTACGCGCAGTTTTCTCTACCTCAGAGTCGAAAATtaattcacctgtacgagaagaacgaGGCATACACTCGAAAAGcactagaaaattagaacaaaaatgaacttaaaaagaaacaaataactgacaccagtccccggcaacggcgccaaaaattaaCAGGTTGTCGAGCCtgtgtaataataataacttgCTTAAACAAAAGCTAattctgtagatagtgataagcagGGTCAAATCCACATGaattgggagtaattgtttcttttaaaattcacagtaacaagggggtgtttttgtataAATGATAACAACCAAAGaagttcaaataaaaaaaatagctaactaagaattaaataacaatttactaaaattagattaataataattaaaggtctaattttaacaatggttcacctaattgatcatcgatgcaaaggcaattccaattatttattaataaataggttataactgccaaacaagcgatgacaatcaatccctccttactgtgtcgatgattaaggtatgcccgttaatcactgctcgaattgagaaataatcctaggtacgcttgtaagatttaattccccaattgccttttacatattagaggagccctattctaaccaaataacgcactaccagggtcaTTTTAGATTAGCCCATGTATTttcctgacacaaacccaatcatgccaatGTTACTATttcagagcaattaaacaattatggatttaatgccctaattgacaatagattacccaatcaactaattatctggatccaagacaatcaattaattgaacaatcataagcactgtaattagagaatatgcgaatactaataaataaaaggaaaaaataaaattaaatcgatctcacaatttttaggcaaaCCAAAACCTCcattgtttcttgactagaaaaggGGATTTAGTTTATCCCTGACAAGAAAGACCCACACAAAATTGCAGCAATAGTTGCGGCCATTGTCTCCGTGATTGGGTAAATTCAATTCGgagaaatcaagaaaaaaggCAAGCTACAGGAAGTAATTCAATGTCTTCACTTGGTCTCGACATACGAATAATGGAACCACAAGAAGACGAAACGGAAAATTCAAAAGCTAAACTACCAAGTCATCTGCTAGTTGTctcctatttctaatttctatCTAATGCCTCCTGTGCGGCGTCCCCtatagaggaaaaaaaaaaagagcgtCCCTCTTGTTTCGTCCCTTTCCTCTTCAGCAATTACCACAATGGgaaaagtttttcttttttcaaaaatgccTCTGGGATAAGCACTGTTACTCGGACCCCTTTTCTGttaaattggcacttgttatcatatttttgttctattccctgaaataaatgtaaaatacCAAAAGCGGGTAGAATCTGACAATTAAACCACATCAAATCAGGTAATAgaagaaattaataataaaataaatgataaaattgcaacctatcataAAGGTACCTTGTCTGTAGAATTCGACGGGGAAACAGTcacttttaatatttttgatacacTGAAATACCCAAATGATACTGAGTCGGTCAATTATGTTTGTATCAATAATTCCATTGTGCAAGATCACTTTGAGTAGAATTTTCTTGAGGACAAGCTGGAATTCGTGTTACAACAGAGTAAGACGAATGTGAAAGTGAAAAGCGTGGATGATGAGGATACTATAGAAGCAATTATGTCACTACATTCACTTCCTGCATTTCCAGACAGGTCAGTCAACTCATTTTTCCCATTGTTCACTTCTAATGAGAGAATTTTACCCTCTATTGAACAGGCACCAGAGTTGGAATTGAATGAATTACCAAAGCATTTGAAGTATGCTTACCTGGGAGATCATGACACTCTGCCAATCATCATTGTGAGTGATCTGATAGCAgtacaagaagaaaaactctTACTAGTGTTGCGAGAGTTTAAACCTGCAATTAGATGGACGTTGGCAGATATCAAAGGTATAAAACCATCCATTTGCATGCATCATATTTTACTTGAGCTAAAAGCAAAATCGGTAAGGAAACATCAGAGGAAGTTTAACCCATCCATGAAAAAGGTGGTAATGAAGGAAATTCTCAAACTATTGGAGTTAGAAATTATTTTTCCTATCTCCGATAGTGAATGGGTAAGTCCAATGCATGTCGTCCCTAAAAAGATCGAAATTACACTTGTGCGGAATGAGAAGAATGAGTTAATGCCAATGAGACTCCAAAATGGGTGGAGAATGTGTATAGATTTCCAGAAGTTGAATGCGGCCACAAGAAAAGATTATTTTCCATTATCATTCATCGATGAGATGCTCGAGAAATTGGCAggtaagtattttttttttgcttccttGATGGCTACTCAGGGTATTATCAAATTATTGTTGCCCAAGAGGACCAGCACAAAATCACTTTCACCTATCCGTTTGACACTTTTGCTTACCGTCGTATGTCTTTTGGGTTATGTAATGCTCCGGGCACGTTTCAAAAAAGCATGATGAGTATTTTTTCGGACATGACTGAAAACTGCATTGAAATATTCATTGATGATTTCACAGTTTATGGTGATTAATGCTTGCATCATTTAACAAAAGTTTTGCAGCGGTGCATTGAAACAAATTTGGTCCTTAATTAtgaaaaatatcattttatGGTGAAGGAATATATAGTTTTGGGCCATGTTGTTTCATCAAGGGGTATCAAAGTCGATAAAGTAAAGGTTGGCTTAATTACTAGCTTACCTTACCCCACTAATGTTAAAGAGATTCATAGTTTTCTTGGCCATGCCAATTTC
It contains:
- the LOC113766291 gene encoding uncharacterized protein LOC113766291; translated protein: MAENSQQFGVRFEGVTRRVNEVNHSDLANRLTELTALIRQITRGQVQATKACGICTAPKHMTDMCLTLQEDLNEQASAMRSLPGPPQRRNDPYAPTYNLGWGNHPNFSNAPKPSGFQQPFQQRPPVQQPFASNSETRTSIRNLETQMSQLASLVSNLENGKGKLSSQFSRSEATRAEDEQVSWRRKKLAKTKKEESEKEILDTFRKAEINILLLDTIRQLSKYAKFLRGLCINWNKLNFHDKVKVGKNVSTVLQRKLPQKCNDPGMFTIPCIIGQKRIDRGMLDLGASINVKPLSIFRALNLGPLKDTRVIIQLVDRSNVYPEGVVEDVLVKVNEFIFPADFYFVDMNDDNSVNSTVLLMGRPFMSMARTKIDMHEVTGCQACAIIITCSNKS